The Crocosphaera subtropica ATCC 51142 genome includes a window with the following:
- a CDS encoding DUF1995 family protein yields MVEVPNSLEQAVTQAKEAAKLALEAGVGRICLEIVIPEIALQAQPLALEFTTLFKGQESGLKVIFPDTGAAALARRDWGETPFQVTDLGSRATPIDKKISEADEAFLLVSPSSVEVEIVEKLCNLAGHRPVILLIPQLEDVSIVGIGYAARQLRERFISTLESVYYFRPLDGVVVLRSYPSPWLVYLEKEEGYELIAEQGQKPMGEALDILVNNALKGEEENSDQPQPKKSGIFASVQSFLKALSQ; encoded by the coding sequence ATGGTTGAAGTTCCCAACAGTTTAGAACAAGCCGTAACCCAAGCCAAAGAAGCAGCCAAACTCGCCCTAGAAGCAGGGGTAGGACGTATTTGCTTAGAAATTGTTATCCCAGAAATTGCCCTACAAGCCCAACCCTTAGCCTTAGAGTTTACCACCTTATTTAAAGGCCAAGAATCAGGGTTAAAAGTGATCTTTCCCGATACCGGCGCTGCAGCTTTAGCCAGACGAGACTGGGGAGAAACCCCTTTTCAGGTAACTGACTTAGGCAGTCGGGCCACTCCCATAGACAAGAAAATTTCTGAAGCAGACGAAGCCTTTTTATTAGTCAGTCCCTCTTCGGTTGAGGTGGAAATCGTAGAAAAATTGTGTAATTTAGCGGGCCATCGCCCCGTTATTTTGCTGATTCCCCAGTTAGAAGATGTGTCTATTGTGGGCATTGGTTACGCTGCTAGACAACTGCGAGAACGCTTTATTAGTACCCTAGAATCGGTTTATTATTTTCGACCGTTAGATGGGGTAGTGGTGTTGCGTTCTTATCCTTCTCCTTGGTTAGTGTATTTAGAAAAAGAAGAGGGTTATGAATTAATTGCCGAACAAGGGCAAAAACCGATGGGAGAAGCTTTAGATATTTTAGTGAATAATGCGTTGAAAGGAGAAGAAGAGAATAGTGATCAACCTCAACCTAAAAAATCGGGCATTTTTGCCAGTGTACAAAGTTTTTTGAAGGCTTTGAGTCAGTAA
- a CDS encoding YwiC-like family protein, whose amino-acid sequence MALSSFPFLNDSLNAKKFPKIHHWFRPTLAPEQGVFLVLLGSFLTGAALAQQWNQWTNLALICAFLTLQMEHPYVVQLKQRKSWKPRFLIWGGIYGVSALSLAILLWLHSPVLLAIYSLVVVALVADGIAVVHQKHKSIANELISFATISLAAPLAYGATTGNLSIEAMGIWILNTLFFSSAIYTIKLRKKKTHSLQPGIIYHGVSALILVGLYSVNCLSLITALSFAVALIKFGIVHCVLDWYRQARFHSIAIFETRFALVYIAIACISVLPAHLPPQ is encoded by the coding sequence ATGGCACTCTCTTCCTTTCCTTTCCTCAATGACAGCCTGAATGCGAAAAAATTCCCTAAAATACATCATTGGTTTCGTCCCACCTTGGCCCCGGAACAGGGTGTATTTTTGGTATTGTTGGGTTCTTTTTTGACAGGTGCGGCATTAGCACAGCAATGGAATCAATGGACGAATCTAGCCTTGATCTGTGCTTTTTTGACGTTACAAATGGAGCATCCTTATGTTGTCCAATTGAAACAAAGAAAAAGCTGGAAACCTCGTTTTTTGATTTGGGGGGGAATTTATGGGGTAAGTGCGCTCAGTTTAGCTATATTGCTTTGGTTGCATTCCCCAGTCTTGTTAGCCATTTATTCCTTAGTCGTAGTCGCCTTGGTTGCTGATGGTATTGCTGTCGTTCATCAAAAGCATAAGTCCATTGCTAACGAATTGATCAGCTTTGCCACTATTTCTTTAGCAGCCCCCTTAGCTTATGGTGCCACTACAGGAAATCTCTCTATCGAAGCAATGGGGATATGGATTTTGAACACTTTATTTTTTAGTAGTGCCATTTATACTATCAAACTAAGGAAGAAAAAAACTCACTCATTGCAACCAGGAATAATCTATCATGGTGTATCGGCACTCATTTTGGTTGGATTGTACAGCGTAAATTGTTTATCCTTGATTACAGCTTTATCCTTTGCCGTAGCCTTAATTAAATTTGGTATAGTTCATTGTGTATTGGACTGGTATCGTCAAGCTAGGTTTCACTCAATTGCTATTTTTGAAACACGATTTGCTTTAGTTTATATTGCGATTGCTTGTATTAGTGTTCTTCCGGCCCATTTACCCCCTCAATAA
- a CDS encoding Hsp20/alpha crystallin family protein, whose amino-acid sequence MALVRWEPFREIDSLQKEMNRLFDSFYPTGLANGDFDKLSFVPAAEMNETEEAIDLKLEIPGLEAKDLDVEVQADSVSIKGERKSEEKTEENGTTRTEFRYGKFHRVIPLPSRVQNNNVTAEYKDGILHLNLPKAEEERNKVVKVNLG is encoded by the coding sequence ATGGCACTTGTACGTTGGGAACCTTTCAGAGAAATTGACTCTCTACAAAAAGAAATGAATCGCTTATTTGATAGTTTCTATCCCACTGGTTTAGCTAACGGTGACTTTGATAAATTATCCTTCGTTCCCGCAGCAGAAATGAACGAAACGGAAGAAGCGATCGACCTTAAACTAGAAATTCCTGGGTTAGAAGCCAAAGATTTAGACGTTGAAGTTCAAGCGGACTCTGTTAGCATTAAAGGAGAACGGAAATCAGAAGAAAAAACCGAAGAAAACGGGACAACCCGAACTGAATTCCGTTACGGTAAATTCCATCGAGTTATTCCTTTACCTAGCCGAGTACAAAACAACAATGTAACGGCAGAGTATAAAGATGGTATCCTTCATCTTAATCTGCCTAAAGCAGAAGAAGAACGGAACAAAGTCGTGAAAGTCAATCTTGGATAA
- a CDS encoding FeoA family protein: MDWKVNHNSRLPHRQRKGWSFDFFSDFDENQEENPEQGQNLKNSEHYPLSQTYVGQSVWIVGFVGKGGRSRLLGMGLTPGTQVQVISVQPSGSVLVAIQDNHIGVGAGMAQKMLVSNQPLC, translated from the coding sequence ATGGATTGGAAAGTTAATCACAATAGCCGTCTTCCCCATCGTCAACGTAAGGGTTGGAGTTTTGACTTTTTCAGCGACTTTGATGAAAATCAGGAGGAAAACCCCGAACAAGGACAAAACCTAAAAAATAGTGAGCATTATCCCCTTTCCCAAACCTATGTAGGACAATCTGTTTGGATAGTGGGTTTTGTCGGAAAAGGAGGAAGGAGTCGACTATTAGGGATGGGACTTACCCCCGGAACTCAAGTTCAAGTCATTAGCGTGCAACCCAGTGGTTCAGTTCTTGTGGCCATTCAAGACAATCATATTGGAGTGGGTGCAGGAATGGCACAGAAAATGTTGGTCAGTAATCAACCGCTTTGTTAA
- a CDS encoding glutathione binding-like protein, with the protein MIDLYYWTTPNGHKITIFLEETQLDYKINLINIAKGEQFEPEFLKISPNNRIPAIVDHSPTDGGEPIRIFESGAILYYLAKKTQQFLPTDIQGEMDVMQWLFWQMGGLGPMLGQNHHFSHYAPEKVPYAIDRYVKETERLYGVLDEQLKDREYIAQAYSIADMAVYPWIVPHQQQQQNLADFPNLKRWFESIQNRPAVQKAYDIAKNLKTEATITEASKKILFGQGRR; encoded by the coding sequence ATGATTGATCTCTACTATTGGACAACTCCCAACGGTCATAAAATTACTATTTTTCTAGAAGAAACCCAATTAGACTATAAAATTAACTTAATTAATATTGCTAAAGGAGAACAATTTGAGCCTGAATTTCTGAAAATCTCTCCTAATAATCGCATTCCTGCAATTGTAGATCATTCTCCAACCGATGGTGGTGAACCCATTCGTATTTTTGAATCTGGGGCAATTTTATATTATTTAGCTAAAAAAACTCAACAATTTTTGCCCACAGATATACAGGGTGAAATGGACGTTATGCAATGGTTATTTTGGCAAATGGGAGGACTTGGACCGATGTTAGGTCAAAATCATCATTTTAGTCATTATGCTCCTGAAAAAGTTCCCTATGCTATTGATCGATACGTCAAAGAAACAGAACGGCTTTATGGGGTATTAGATGAACAATTAAAAGATAGAGAATACATCGCACAAGCTTATTCTATTGCAGACATGGCTGTCTATCCTTGGATTGTACCCCATCAACAACAACAGCAAAACTTAGCTGATTTTCCTAATCTTAAAAGATGGTTTGAAAGTATCCAAAATCGTCCGGCTGTTCAAAAAGCTTATGACATAGCAAAAAATCTAAAAACAGAAGCCACCATTACCGAAGCATCAAAAAAGATTTTATTTGGTCAAGGAAGACGATAA
- a CDS encoding DUF4126 domain-containing protein, with product MMIGILAILSVSAAAGMRIALPLLIIGLLRSDLWSQVPLLAAIPPQVLIGVLTSWSLFELFGSKKLLGQRILQIIQLIFSPLVGGLLAVALVKMANLEMSPLWLIGVIGGLLAFVLKLVQVGWFFRLRGLPIWVICIEDIVCILLVLFAFDAPKNGGLIALMLLWIAIRSSTAWRKWYRQSSQVSELK from the coding sequence ATTATGATTGGTATTTTAGCGATCCTTTCTGTATCGGCAGCAGCCGGAATGAGAATTGCGTTACCTTTATTAATTATTGGCTTGCTTCGTAGTGATTTATGGTCACAGGTTCCTTTACTGGCTGCTATTCCTCCCCAAGTTTTGATTGGGGTTTTAACCAGTTGGTCATTGTTTGAATTATTTGGCTCAAAAAAATTATTAGGTCAGCGTATTTTACAGATTATCCAATTAATTTTTAGCCCCTTAGTCGGGGGATTATTAGCCGTTGCTCTGGTCAAAATGGCTAATTTAGAAATGAGTCCGTTATGGTTAATTGGTGTCATTGGGGGATTATTAGCGTTTGTTTTAAAGTTGGTTCAAGTCGGTTGGTTTTTTCGCTTAAGAGGGTTACCGATATGGGTAATTTGTATTGAAGATATTGTTTGTATTTTATTGGTTTTATTCGCTTTTGATGCCCCTAAAAATGGAGGGTTAATTGCTTTGATGTTATTATGGATAGCCATTAGAAGTTCAACGGCTTGGCGTAAATGGTATCGTCAAAGTAGTCAAGTTTCTGAGCTTAAATGA